In the genome of Nocardia terpenica, one region contains:
- a CDS encoding TerD family protein: MTIPLLGEDGLPLEYLLIGLGWDPLNRRRWYGSLRVAVDLNLAVLLFADDRLTDVVYHEQLTSTDGAVRLLGDNVTGEGPGADEVVTVDLTRLSPAVTTVIPLVTCYTGQTFEQVDNGFCQLVDAASEARIARYDLPRGPHTGLVVGALDRADPAWRYREIMRPLDASHPVDAIPHVRRYLAPGDPG; encoded by the coding sequence GAGGACGGCCTGCCGCTCGAGTACCTCCTCATCGGCCTAGGCTGGGACCCCCTGAATCGTCGCCGCTGGTACGGATCCCTCCGCGTCGCAGTCGATCTCAATCTCGCCGTACTGCTGTTCGCCGACGACCGCCTAACCGACGTCGTCTATCACGAGCAGCTCACCTCCACCGACGGCGCGGTCCGCCTGCTGGGCGACAATGTGACCGGCGAGGGCCCCGGCGCGGACGAGGTCGTCACCGTCGACCTGACCCGCCTGTCCCCCGCCGTCACCACCGTCATCCCGCTCGTAACCTGTTACACCGGACAGACTTTCGAGCAGGTCGACAACGGCTTCTGCCAGTTGGTCGACGCCGCCTCCGAGGCCCGGATCGCCCGCTACGACCTGCCCCGCGGCCCGCACACCGGCCTGGTGGTCGGCGCGCTGGACCGCGCCGACCCGGCCTGGCGGTACCGCGAGATCATGCGACCGCTCGACGCGAGCCATCCCGTGGACGCGATCCCGCACGTCCGGCGGTACCTCGCGCCGGGCGACCCGGGCTAG